ATTTAATAAAGCAACAAAACCTTCAAAATTAGGCAATCGAGAATCTATCAAAACCTTATCTATTGCATTGCAAGCTGATATTTTAGATGTTTTTGCATTCAAAATTACTTTCAAGGCAATATCGGTATCTGCTTCTTTATGAACGTAAACGAAATTATTTCCGCGTCCGCTAACGATTACTGGACAAGTTGCATGTGCTTTTACAAACTCAATTAGTTTTTCACCACCACGAGGAACTATTAAATCTACTTTTTGCGTTGGTTTTTCTAAAAAAGTCTGTGTTTCTTGGCGATTATAGTTTAAATACTCAACCCAAGCTGTCGAAACATTATTTTCTTCTAAAGCTTGATGCCATAAACTCACAATTTTTAAATTGGATTTTAAAGCTTCTTTTCCTCCTTTAAGCAAAATTTTATTTCCTGATTTAAAGGCAATTCCGCCAGCTTCGATAGTTACATCGGGTCTTGATTCGTAAATAATCAATATCGTACCAAAAGCTGCTGTTTTATTACTGACTTTAATTCCGTTTTCATGAACAAAATGAAACCTTTCCACTCCAACTGGGTCTTCCTGTGAAGCCAATTGATTCAATGACAAAATCATTTCATTGATCTTGCTATTATCCACTTTTAAACGTTCTTCCATGGCTAAATCGGAACCATTGTAAGCGGCTAAATCAGCTTGATTCGTCAGAATAATTTGGTTCCTCTCCTCTTCGACAAGCCTTGCCATCGAGAGTAAAACCAAATTTCTCTTTTCAATTGATAATTGGTGGTTCATAATTTTTTTAGTTGGTTGTTTGGTAGTTATTGTGTAGTTAGCAATGAAAAACTAATGCCCTAATTCGGCTAAACTTTCTTTTAATGCAACTATAAATGTATCTATATCAGATTTTTTCACGGTTAATGATGGCAAAATTCTTAATAGATTTTTGTTGTTAGCACTTCCTGTAAAAATATGTTTCTCGATAATCAGTTTCTTTCTTAAGGCTGCAACATCAAATTCAAATTCAACGCCAAGCATCAATCCTTTTCCTTTTACCTTTATAATTTGAGGCACTTGTTTAATTTGCTCAAAAAAGTAAGCCGAAACTTCATTTACATTATCCTGTAATTTCAATTTTTCCATTACATCTAAAACTGCAATTCCTGCTGCACAAGATAAATGGCTTCCTCCAAAAGTAGTTCCTAATAATCCGAAACTAGCTTCAAATTCAGGCGAAATCAAAATAGCTCCAACCGGAAAACCATTCCCCATTCCTTTTGCAACCGAAATGATATCAGCTTTAATATTGTGATGTTGGTATGCAAAAAACTTTCCACTTCTTCCATAACCTGATTGTACTTCGTCTAAGATTAAAACAGCACCATATTTTTTACAAGCCTTTTCTAAAGCCTGAAAAAATTCTGTTGTTCCTTCATCCAAACCACCTACTCCTTGAATTCCTTCGATAATAACACTAGAAACATCTCCTTTTTGAAGTTCTGCTTCTACTAGTTCGATATTATTTAAAGGTAAAAAAGTAACTACTTGTTGTGCATTTATTGGAGCTACAATTTTTTTATTATCTGTAACTGCAACTGCCGCCGAAGTTCTTCCGTGAAAAGAATTATCAAAAGCTATAACTCTTGATTTTCCATTATGAAAAGAAGCTAGTTTCAATGCATTTTCATTTGCCTCAGCTCCTGAGCTACATAAAAACAGTTCATAATCTTCTAATCCTGAAAGTTTCCCTAGTTTATCAGCTAATTCTACTTGTAAAGGATTCTGAATTGCATTTGAATAAAATCCTAAACTATCCAATTGATTTTTCAGCTTTGCTACATAATCAGGTTGGGTGTGTCCAATAGAAATTACTCCATGACCACCGTATAAATCTAAGTATTCTATCCCGTTTTTGTCTGTAATTGTACAATCTAGTGCTTTTACAGGCGTAATATCATATAATGGGTAAACGTTAAATAAGTTCATTTTTTTAAGTTTTTTCTGTTTCAGGTTTCAAGTTGCACACAGAACGTGAAACTTGAAACCTTTAAACTATTTTCTAAAATCCGCTTGGTTTCAAATGTAAACCTGTCGTTTCTGGTAATCCAAACATTAAATTCATATTTTGGATTGCTTGTCCTGAAGCTCCTTTGGTTAGGTTATCGATTATTGAAGTAATCAATATCCGATTTCCTTTTTTAGTTAAACTAATAATACACTTGTTTGTTTGTACCACCTGTTTCATATTGATATTGGTTGTAGTAACTGTTACAAATGGTTCATTTTTATAGAAATCTTCGTATTTAGCTACGATTTCATCTAAACTTTCTTCTATAGTAGTATATAATGTTGCAAAAATTCCTCTTGCAAAATCTCCTCTATTCGGAATAAACAACAACTCATTTGAATAAGTTGCTTGCAATTGATTTATACTTTGATTTATTTCTCCTAAATGCTGATGATCAAATGCTTTGTAATGCGACATATTATTTGATCTCCAACTAAAATGTGTCGTTTCCGAAGGGCTTACACCTGCTCCAGTACTCCCTGTTGTAGCATTAATATGTATGTCATTTTCTAAAAGTTGATTCTTAGCTAATGGTAATAATGCCAATTGAATTGCCGTAGCAAAACAACCTGGATTTGCAATATAATTAGCTTTCTTAATAGCCGTTTTATTTAATTCTGGTAGACCATAAACGAATTGTTTTCCATCAAAATTGGAATCATTCGTCAATCTAAAATCATTTCCTAAATCAATAATTTTAGTATGACCTGCAAATTTATTTTCTTCTAGAAATGAAATTGATCTTCCATGACCTAAACACAAAAACAAAACATTTACATCTGGATTTATTACATCGGTAAAATCCATTTCGATATCTCCTAATAAATCGTGATGTGCTACAGAAAGTGGCTTACCAGCATTTGTAGTACTGTATACAAAATCGATATTCACGTTAGGGTGATACATCAATATTCTTATTAATTCTCCAGCTGTATAGCCTGAACCGCCTATTATTCCAACATTAATCATAATCTAAGTGATTTACAGATGAAAATATGTTTTGAGCATTTCCTAAAATCTTAATAAATCCTTTGGCATCATCAGACGTCCAAGCGTTGTTCATTTCTCCGTATTGACCAAATCCAGTATTCATTAAATCATTTTCTGATTCAATTCCGTCAAGCGAAAAATGATATGGTTTTAACGAAACAATTACAGTTCCATTTACCGTTTTCTGAGTATCCTCAAGGAAAGCCTCAATGTTACGCATTACAGGATCCAAAAATTGCCCTTCATGAAACAACATTCCGTACCAGTTTCCTAATTGCTCTTTCCAATATTGTTGCCATTTACCAAGTGTATGTTTCTCTAATAAATGGTGTGCTTTTATGATTATCAATGGTGCAGCGGCTTCAAAACCTACTCTTCCTTTAATACCTATAATAGTGTCTCCTACGTGGATATCTCTACCAATTGCATAAGCATTTGCTAATTTCTCTAGAATAACTATATTTTTTGTCGGTGTGTTTTTTACATTATTTACCCCAACTAATTCTCCTTTTTCAAATTGCAACGTTACTTTCTCTTCTCCTTCTTTTTGCAATTGCGAAGGATAAGCTTCACTTGGTAAGGCTTGGTTAGAAGTTAAAGTTTCTTTCCCTCCTACACTTGTTCCCCAAAGTCCTTTATTAATTGAGTATTGTGCTTTTTCCCATGAATAGTGAACTCCATTCTTTTGCAAATACTCAACCTCTTCTTGTCTAGACAATTTTAAATCTCTAATCGGAGTAATAATTTCAATTTCGGGAGCGATTGTCTGGAAAATCAAGTCAAATCTAATCTGATCGTTTCCTGCTCCTGTACTTCCGTGTGCAATTGCCTCAGCTCCTACTTTCTTAGCATATTTTATTGCTTCAATAGCTTGAAAAACACGTTCGGCACTTACAGATAATGGATATGTATTGTTTTTTAATACATTTCCATAAATCAAATATTTTATAGCTTTATCATAGTATTTATCTACGATTGTAAGATTTGCATGTTGAGCACTTCCCAATTCGTAAGCTCTTTCTTCAATAGCATTTAATTCTTCTTCATCGAAACCACCTGTATTAATAAGTACAGTGTGGACTTCATATCCTTTTTCATTTTTTAAATATTTAAGGCAGTACGAAGTATCTAATCCTCCGCTATAAGCTAATACAACTTTTTTCATAATTTTATTTTTTTAAGAAAAGGGCTTGTTTAATTGATTTTAATCTATTGAGTACTTTTACGTTAAATGGATGTTTTGGTGGATCTTTTTGTTTTTCTTTTGGATCGTATAACATTCCTGTGCATAGGCACATTTTATTTTCTTTACTTTTTAATATTTCATAATTCGTACAAGTTTTGCAACCTGCCCAAAAGCTTGGATCACTTGTAAGTTCTGAAAAGGGAACTGGCTTATATCCTAAATCTGAATTGATTTTCATGACAGCCAGACCTGTTGTAATACCAAATATTTTAGCATCTGGATATTTTTCTAATGAGTAATCAAATACTTTTGACTTGATTTTTTTTGCTAGACCTAAGTTTCTATAATCAGGATGAACTATCAATCCTGAATGAGCCACAAACTTGCCATGTTGCCAGCTTTCGATATAACAAAAACCTGCAAATTTACCATCTGCTAAAGCAATCAAAGCATCTCTATTCTCCATTTTTTTCTGGATATATTCTGGAGTTCTTTTAGCAATTCCGGTACCTCTCAATAAGGCAGACGACTCTATAGTATCGCATATTTCTTGCGCATATTTATAATGTTCTTCTTGTGTTACAACAATAGAGATCTTCATTTCAATAGTTGAAGTTAGGGTTAAAAAATAAAAAATGATTTTTTTTCTGAAACCCAAGAGTTGCTTCAGCAAAGCTAAATAAAATATACATAAAACCCTTAGTATCAACAACATGATGCTGAGAAATCTTTAAATAAAATATACTTCTAGGATGTGTTTGTCCAAAGGACAACTTAGGTAATTTCAAGACAAAAAAATGAATATAAATAAATACAGCGAAAAACTCTTTTGAATACTATAGAGATAGCATCCGTACTTCGGGAGAAGTAGCAGTTGAGTTTGTCCGTGACAAAGAAGTTATATGTAAACTTATTTTATTCATCGATGCAAATTTACATCTTTTTTTTGATTACAATACGTTAATCAAAAATTGTAACATTTTTTTAATATATTGTTGTTTCTGTAGATTTATCGCATCATAATAACTAAATTCTAATCGAAAATTAAATTTTAAATAAAAAAATCGGCTATTTGAGCATAACTCAAATAGCCGATTTCAATAATTCTAACCTTATAAAGGGCTATAAAAAGCGTATAAACGCTATTTCTAAACTAAAATTTTAAATTACTCTTTTGTAAAATCCATTACTTGAGAATTTTCTAAAATTGTCATTTTTAATCCAGTTTTAGTAAACGCAAATCTTAATCCAGCTCGTTTTGATTCAAAAGTATCAGCTACATCAGTAACAGGCTGAAGTGAGAATTTAGGATAGTTTGGCAATTCTACTGTTAAAGCTCCATTCTTTTCTGTGAATACAATTTTCAGAGGCGATATTTTACTAGAATACGTTCCTAGATAAGAATCTAAAACAATATCTTTTTCTATTTTACCACTTCCTGCTGTCCATACATTATTACTTGCATTACTATCTGGAAAAACATGATCCGGGTCAATTATAACACTTTCAATTTCTTCTGTAGAATCAAATTTAAAAGACCATTCTACATTTCTCTGCCAGATTTCAACAGGCAATTTTACTCTAGAAACTTTACCACTTTTAGTTTTCACATCTATAATAACAGGCATGGCCATTTTTTCAAAGTTCTCAATAGAGATAATGATTCCATTTTTAGGATCATTTTTCACATATTTGATAGCGTTGATACCTTGATCAAAACGCCAGTTATTTATAATCCAACTTCTCCAGAACCAACTTAAATCTTCTCCAGCAACATTTTCCATTGTTCTAAAGAAATCATCTGGTGTTGGGTGTTTATAAGCCCAACGCTCAATATAAGTACGGAATGCAATATCGAAACGCTCTTTTCCTAATACTTGTTCTCTTAAAATTACCAAAGCAGAACTTGGTTTATAATAGCATAACAATCCAATGTTTGCTTCCTTCATATTATCTGGAGAGCTCATAACTGTTTCTAGCTTTGGACTAGTAAACATCTCAGCCATTTTATGCATATCTCTTGGTGCTTCTTTGTACTCCCCTTTATTAAACTCAGCAGTACTTAATGAATTGATAAAAGTATTGAATCCTTCATCCATCCATGCAAATAATCTTTCATTTGAACCTACAATCATTGGAAACCAAATATGTCCAAATTCGTGATCTGTAACTCCCCATAATTCTTCTCCTTTAGACTCCCAACTACAAAATACAATACCAGGATATTCCATTCCTCCTTCATTACCTGCTACGTTTGTTGCAACTGGATAAGGATACTCAAACCATTTATTAGAATAATTTTCGATTGCCCCTTTAGTATATTCCGTAGAACGCCCCCAAGCAGCATCACCTGCACTTTCTACTGGATAAGCCGAAAGAGCTAATGACTTTTTACCACTAGGTAAATTAATCTTTGCACCATCTAAAATAAATGCAGCTGATGATGCCCACGAAACATCACGAGCATTTTTCATTTGATAATGCCAAGTTTTCTCTCCATTTACTGGAGCCGCTACAGCAGATGCAACCTCTTCCGCAGAGCGAATCATAACAGTCTTATCACTTTGAGCAGCTTCTTTTAAACGTTTTTGTTGTTCGGCAGTATAAACCTCAGAAGAATTTAATAATTCACCCGAAGAAACTACAAAATGATTAGCAGGAACAGTTAATTTCAAATCAAAATCACCATATTCCAAATAAAACTCTGAAGCACCTAAATAGGGATGTGTATTCCAACCTCTTACATCATCATACACACACATACGTGGATACCATTGTGCTATTGTGAAAATTTTTCCGTTTTTAGTTTCAAGTACTCCTGTTCTATCTGATCCTTCATTTGGAACTATATAAGAAAACTCTATTTTAATTTTAACACTGCTTCCTTTTGCAGCTAATTCTTCAGGAAGAAAAATCTGCATTCTTGTATCTGTAACAATAAATTTGGCATCGGTTTCAACTGATTTTTTCTTATTTTGTACAGTTACTTTTACTGATTTTATTTTATTTCCACCATCAAAAACCTGTCCTTGAGCCCCGTTACGACTCCCTGTTAAAGGTACTACAGCGTTTCCTCGTGAATCTTCTTTAAATAAATTTTGATCTAAATTAAGCCAAACAAATGACATTTTATCTGGACTATTGTTCGTATAAGTGATTTCATCTGTACCAATAATCTCATTCGTAACTCCATTTAACCTTGCAGTAATCTTATAATCTGCTCTATTTTGCCAATATTCAGCACCAGGCTGACCACTTGCTGAACGGGTTGCAGTTCCGTTTTTAGAATAGAATAATGGAGAGAATGCTTCATAATAATCGTACTTAGAAATAGGATTAGTATTTGAAGTAGGAACTTGTTGTGCCCATGTGGCCGAAATTCCAAACAATAAAGCCATAGATAATATGGCTCTCAAAGAGAGTTTTTTCATTTTTGTTGCTGTTTATCTAGCAAATTAATGAAAAAAAAAGGTATCTATGAATTAAAACTAAATAGATTAATACTTTTTCACAGCAGTTGGATATAATTATATTTTAAATGTTGCTGCTATAAATTAGAACGCTACTAAAAAGTATATATACATTAGAATCTAAAAAAAACTATAAACCGTGTCTTCGCAATAACAAATCCATCTAATAAACGTCAAATTGCATCATTTTTAAATTACATTGTTCCATTTTTTACCAAAGAATTTATAAAAAAATATTTCATCCGCTTTTTCTTCCACAAATTAATTTTATAAATATATTTACACTACCTATTTTTTAACCTCTCAAAACCTAAATTTTGATTACAATAATTTCAAATTCAAAACTTACAGCTTCAATTAAACATGCTGGTGCCGAATTATTTTCTTTAAAAAACACACTTAACAAAGAATATATATGGGAAGGAAATCCTGCTTTTTGGGGCAAGCACTCTCCTATCTTATTTCCAATTGTAGGTACATTAAAAAACAACACCTATACTATTAACAACACATCATATCATTTACCACGACATGGTTTTGCTAGAGATATGGAATTTAATCTCGTTTCGAAAACTAATGAAAGTGCTGTGTTTTCAATACAATCAGATAATGAAACACTAAAAATATATCCTTTTGAATTTGAATTACAAATAATTTACACTTTAGTCGATTCACAATTAGATATCCAATATAAGGTAACCAATAAATCGGTTTCTAAAATGCCTTTTTCTATTGGAGCGCATCCTGCAATAGCACTACCTGGCAAATTTGAAAATTATGCTTTAGAATTTGAAAAAAAAGAAACCCTAAAATATTCTTTACTTGAAAACGATTTAATTTCTAATACAACAAAGCAATTAGAAACAATTGAAGGTCAAATTCAACTAAATTATCCTTTATTTGAAAATGATGCTTTAATTTTTAAATCATTAGAATCAAACTCTCTAACTATTTTAGAAAACAACACTCCTTATATTAAAGTTGATTTTGCAGACTTTCCAAGTTTAGGCATTTGGACAAAAGAAAAAGCTCCTTTTATCTGCATTGAGCCTTGGTTTGGCTATTCAGACATCAAAGAAAACTCAGGTAATCTTTTTGAAAAAGAAGGAATCTTAACCTTAGAAGCAAATCAAGCATTTAATTCAAAATTTAGTATCGAAATTCTATAACTCAACCACATTAAACATCCTATGTTAAATTTTAATTTTTCTCCATTCCCTATTTTAGAAACGGAACGCTTAGTCTTTAAAAGAATCAAAGATGAGGACGCTAACGAAATCATAGCTTTACGTTCTAATCCAGAAACGATGAAATACATACCAAGACCACTCATAACAACCAGAGAACAAGCACTGGAACACATTGCTCAAATTAATAGCATTATTGAGACCAATGAAGGAATCAATTGGGGAATTACTTTAAAAGACAATCCTAAAATAATTGGATTTATTGGTTATTTTAGACTACAGCCCGAAAACTTTCGAGCAGAAATTGGCTATATGTTATTACCTGAATTTCACGGAAAAGGAATTATTCCTGAAGCTGCGAAAAAAGTAATTGATTATGGTTTTAATGAAATGAAGCTACACTCTATTGAAGCAGTCATTGATCCTGCTAATTTGGCCTCAGAAAGAGTTTTACAAAAAATGAACTTTGTAAAGGAAGGCCACTTTAAAGAATCTGAATATTATGAAGGCCGTTTCTTAGACAATGTAATATACTCCTTATTGAACAAAAAAAACATTTAAAGCATTAAAAGCAATAAACTTCAAAAAAATAAAAATATTAACTACTCTTCCAACTCAATAATTAAACATTAAAGAGAGCCACTAGTTTACTACAGATGAAGTATTTAAATTTTACATTTCTTTGAACAACTTACACGATCTGAATTTATTCTTGTTAAATTTAAATTTTACAACAATACAACAAAATGCATTGCGTTATATTTGCAGCCTAAACTAGCAATCAAAACTAACATATTGCTAGTAATTACTAGATTTTATGAAAAAAATATTTGCCTTAACCGTTCTTTTACTCTCAATTCAGTCTTATAGCCAAACTTATATCAAAGCAAATGCTCTTTCGGCTTTAATAGCAATTCCAGATGTTGCTTTAGAAACAAGTATTGGAGAAAAACTAACTCTTAACATTGATTTAATGGCGTCTTTTTGGGAATCCTTTGATGGAAAAAGTCCAATGAAGTTCGTTACCTTCACTCCAGAAGTTCGTTACCATTTTAATGAAAAATTCAATGGTTTATATTTTGGTGGCCACATTGGAGCTGATATCTATAAGATCCAAAAATGGAATTACTGGGACAGCAACAAATACGAAGATGGACATGGTTACAGACTAGGTGCTACTCTTGGATATCAAAAGAAATTAAACGACAAATTCATGCTAGATTTTTTCGTTAGCGGAGGATGGCATCAAGGTTTCTACAAAGGTTATTACAACGATGGTACTCCTGGCCGTTACGAAACAGCACCACATTATAACAAAAGTGGAGAATGGTTGCCTTATGGTGGAGGTGTAATGATCTCGTATAAATTGAATTAATTTATACAGAAAATTTAGGAATCGTTTTTATATATAAATCTTCTACTTTTTTTCTAGCCCAATCTGTTTTTCTTAAGAAAGTCAAACTAGATTTTATACTAGGGTTTGAAGTAAAACATTTAATAGGGATTAATTCACCTAAAGTATCGAATCCGTAGTAGCCCACTAGTTTTTCGAGTATTGCTTGAAGTGTTACTCCGTGTAAAGGGTTTTTATCTTGATTTTGCATATTCTATTTTTTAAATAATAACAAAAAGACCGCACTCCAAAAAGTACGGTCTTTCTTTTTTACAAAATTACTAAATTGAAATTAAAATAATCCTTCTATAATTTAGAATATGAATTTAAATCCAACAGCAAGTGGCGTTGTTAAATTTGCACCTCCAACAGTATATGCTGAGTCAACATTAGCCATATGAGCTAATCCAAAATTAGTTACTGTAGTTTTAGAACCATCTTTAGGGTCTAAAGTTGTAGATGTAAAGTTAGCTAGGTTATACGAAAACTCTACTGAGAAATATTTTGTAACAAAGTAATCAAATCCTCCTGATAAAGTCAATCCAAATTGATTTATCTTTAAGTCGCTCTCTTTTTCTTTTCCAGTAATAATTGGTGCTGCTAATTGTCCAAAGAAATACAATGAACCAGCTATATTCCAATATTTTCTAGCTAATGGTTGAATAACAATTAAATCAGTTTTGCCTGCTGTACCAGCGTCAGACTCAGATTTCATATTAATATATCCAAGTCCTGCTCCAACTGCGACAGATGGCGTGATAAATGTTCCAACGATTGGAACTATTGATAAGTTAGTATGCTTTACATCATCTGTTTTAGTTTGTTGGTAACCAAATTGTGATGTTACAAACCATGCTCCTTTTAAACCTTGATTAGCTTCTTGAGCGTTTACAGCTAGTCCCATTAATACAATCCCAGCTAATGTTAAAATTTTTTTCATGTCGTTAAGTTTTTGTTTTAAATTATTTAACAAAATTAGCTGTAAGCTTTTTCCTGAAAAATGATTAAAATCATAGTTTAATTTTTTTCTTTAATTATCTTTGATTTTACTAAAGTTTTTCTTTTTTATTTTACATTTGTACACTATGTTAAAAACTGTCAATATACTCAACAAAAGAGCCCGCTTCGATTACGAAATAATAGATACCTATACTGCTGGAATTGTTTTAGCAGGAACTGAAATCAAATCAATACGTCTAGGTAAAGCAAACATTACTGAAAGCTTTTGCGAATTTAGTGGTGACGAACTTTTTGCCATAAACACCTATATTGAAGAATATGCCTTTGGAAATCAATTCAATCATAAATCTAGAAGTGAGCGAAAATTGCTTTTAAATAAAAAAGAATTAAAAAGTCTTCAAAAAAGTGTACAAGCAAAAGGACT
The nucleotide sequence above comes from Flavobacterium branchiarum. Encoded proteins:
- a CDS encoding glutamate-5-semialdehyde dehydrogenase; protein product: MNHQLSIEKRNLVLLSMARLVEEERNQIILTNQADLAAYNGSDLAMEERLKVDNSKINEMILSLNQLASQEDPVGVERFHFVHENGIKVSNKTAAFGTILIIYESRPDVTIEAGGIAFKSGNKILLKGGKEALKSNLKIVSLWHQALEENNVSTAWVEYLNYNRQETQTFLEKPTQKVDLIVPRGGEKLIEFVKAHATCPVIVSGRGNNFVYVHKEADTDIALKVILNAKTSKISACNAIDKVLIDSRLPNFEGFVALLNEELVESNVEIIVDDSLASFKNTTVLTDENIWYEEFLDYKIVIGTIDSEEHVIEKINKYCGGHSASIITRNNAVAQEFMESIDAAAVYHNASTRFTDGGQLGLGGELAISTDKLHQRGPIGLQHLVTNKWYIYGEGQIR
- a CDS encoding aspartate aminotransferase family protein; this encodes MNLFNVYPLYDITPVKALDCTITDKNGIEYLDLYGGHGVISIGHTQPDYVAKLKNQLDSLGFYSNAIQNPLQVELADKLGKLSGLEDYELFLCSSGAEANENALKLASFHNGKSRVIAFDNSFHGRTSAAVAVTDNKKIVAPINAQQVVTFLPLNNIELVEAELQKGDVSSVIIEGIQGVGGLDEGTTEFFQALEKACKKYGAVLILDEVQSGYGRSGKFFAYQHHNIKADIISVAKGMGNGFPVGAILISPEFEASFGLLGTTFGGSHLSCAAGIAVLDVMEKLKLQDNVNEVSAYFFEQIKQVPQIIKVKGKGLMLGVEFEFDVAALRKKLIIEKHIFTGSANNKNLLRILPSLTVKKSDIDTFIVALKESLAELGH
- the argC gene encoding N-acetyl-gamma-glutamyl-phosphate reductase translates to MINVGIIGGSGYTAGELIRILMYHPNVNIDFVYSTTNAGKPLSVAHHDLLGDIEMDFTDVINPDVNVLFLCLGHGRSISFLEENKFAGHTKIIDLGNDFRLTNDSNFDGKQFVYGLPELNKTAIKKANYIANPGCFATAIQLALLPLAKNQLLENDIHINATTGSTGAGVSPSETTHFSWRSNNMSHYKAFDHQHLGEINQSINQLQATYSNELLFIPNRGDFARGIFATLYTTIEESLDEIVAKYEDFYKNEPFVTVTTTNINMKQVVQTNKCIISLTKKGNRILITSIIDNLTKGASGQAIQNMNLMFGLPETTGLHLKPSGF
- a CDS encoding argininosuccinate synthase; the protein is MKKVVLAYSGGLDTSYCLKYLKNEKGYEVHTVLINTGGFDEEELNAIEERAYELGSAQHANLTIVDKYYDKAIKYLIYGNVLKNNTYPLSVSAERVFQAIEAIKYAKKVGAEAIAHGSTGAGNDQIRFDLIFQTIAPEIEIITPIRDLKLSRQEEVEYLQKNGVHYSWEKAQYSINKGLWGTSVGGKETLTSNQALPSEAYPSQLQKEGEEKVTLQFEKGELVGVNNVKNTPTKNIVILEKLANAYAIGRDIHVGDTIIGIKGRVGFEAAAPLIIIKAHHLLEKHTLGKWQQYWKEQLGNWYGMLFHEGQFLDPVMRNIEAFLEDTQKTVNGTVIVSLKPYHFSLDGIESENDLMNTGFGQYGEMNNAWTSDDAKGFIKILGNAQNIFSSVNHLDYD
- a CDS encoding GNAT family N-acetyltransferase codes for the protein MKISIVVTQEEHYKYAQEICDTIESSALLRGTGIAKRTPEYIQKKMENRDALIALADGKFAGFCYIESWQHGKFVAHSGLIVHPDYRNLGLAKKIKSKVFDYSLEKYPDAKIFGITTGLAVMKINSDLGYKPVPFSELTSDPSFWAGCKTCTNYEILKSKENKMCLCTGMLYDPKEKQKDPPKHPFNVKVLNRLKSIKQALFLKK
- a CDS encoding M1 family metallopeptidase, whose translation is MKKLSLRAILSMALLFGISATWAQQVPTSNTNPISKYDYYEAFSPLFYSKNGTATRSASGQPGAEYWQNRADYKITARLNGVTNEIIGTDEITYTNNSPDKMSFVWLNLDQNLFKEDSRGNAVVPLTGSRNGAQGQVFDGGNKIKSVKVTVQNKKKSVETDAKFIVTDTRMQIFLPEELAAKGSSVKIKIEFSYIVPNEGSDRTGVLETKNGKIFTIAQWYPRMCVYDDVRGWNTHPYLGASEFYLEYGDFDLKLTVPANHFVVSSGELLNSSEVYTAEQQKRLKEAAQSDKTVMIRSAEEVASAVAAPVNGEKTWHYQMKNARDVSWASSAAFILDGAKINLPSGKKSLALSAYPVESAGDAAWGRSTEYTKGAIENYSNKWFEYPYPVATNVAGNEGGMEYPGIVFCSWESKGEELWGVTDHEFGHIWFPMIVGSNERLFAWMDEGFNTFINSLSTAEFNKGEYKEAPRDMHKMAEMFTSPKLETVMSSPDNMKEANIGLLCYYKPSSALVILREQVLGKERFDIAFRTYIERWAYKHPTPDDFFRTMENVAGEDLSWFWRSWIINNWRFDQGINAIKYVKNDPKNGIIISIENFEKMAMPVIIDVKTKSGKVSRVKLPVEIWQRNVEWSFKFDSTEEIESVIIDPDHVFPDSNASNNVWTAGSGKIEKDIVLDSYLGTYSSKISPLKIVFTEKNGALTVELPNYPKFSLQPVTDVADTFESKRAGLRFAFTKTGLKMTILENSQVMDFTKE
- a CDS encoding aldose 1-epimerase family protein; protein product: MITIISNSKLTASIKHAGAELFSLKNTLNKEYIWEGNPAFWGKHSPILFPIVGTLKNNTYTINNTSYHLPRHGFARDMEFNLVSKTNESAVFSIQSDNETLKIYPFEFELQIIYTLVDSQLDIQYKVTNKSVSKMPFSIGAHPAIALPGKFENYALEFEKKETLKYSLLENDLISNTTKQLETIEGQIQLNYPLFENDALIFKSLESNSLTILENNTPYIKVDFADFPSLGIWTKEKAPFICIEPWFGYSDIKENSGNLFEKEGILTLEANQAFNSKFSIEIL
- a CDS encoding GNAT family N-acetyltransferase; the encoded protein is MLNFNFSPFPILETERLVFKRIKDEDANEIIALRSNPETMKYIPRPLITTREQALEHIAQINSIIETNEGINWGITLKDNPKIIGFIGYFRLQPENFRAEIGYMLLPEFHGKGIIPEAAKKVIDYGFNEMKLHSIEAVIDPANLASERVLQKMNFVKEGHFKESEYYEGRFLDNVIYSLLNKKNI
- a CDS encoding DUF3575 domain-containing protein — protein: MKKIFALTVLLLSIQSYSQTYIKANALSALIAIPDVALETSIGEKLTLNIDLMASFWESFDGKSPMKFVTFTPEVRYHFNEKFNGLYFGGHIGADIYKIQKWNYWDSNKYEDGHGYRLGATLGYQKKLNDKFMLDFFVSGGWHQGFYKGYYNDGTPGRYETAPHYNKSGEWLPYGGGVMISYKLN
- a CDS encoding VF530 family protein; translated protein: MQNQDKNPLHGVTLQAILEKLVGYYGFDTLGELIPIKCFTSNPSIKSSLTFLRKTDWARKKVEDLYIKTIPKFSV
- a CDS encoding outer membrane beta-barrel protein translates to MKKILTLAGIVLMGLAVNAQEANQGLKGAWFVTSQFGYQQTKTDDVKHTNLSIVPIVGTFITPSVAVGAGLGYINMKSESDAGTAGKTDLIVIQPLARKYWNIAGSLYFFGQLAAPIITGKEKESDLKINQFGLTLSGGFDYFVTKYFSVEFSYNLANFTSTTLDPKDGSKTTVTNFGLAHMANVDSAYTVGGANLTTPLAVGFKFIF
- the smpB gene encoding SsrA-binding protein SmpB translates to MLKTVNILNKRARFDYEIIDTYTAGIVLAGTEIKSIRLGKANITESFCEFSGDELFAINTYIEEYAFGNQFNHKSRSERKLLLNKKELKSLQKSVQAKGLTIIPLKLFTNEKGLAKLQIGLCKGKKNYDKRESLKEQDTKRDLDRIKKAF